The DNA window TCGAGCGCGTGGTCATCGCCGTGTCGATCGACAAGGCCGACGAGCGTCGCCAGAACTTCGGACAGGTGCGCGGCGCGTACTGCCGCGTCGTCGACCAGGACGGCACGGAGATCGTGCGCTTCGACCTCAGCGAGGACGCGGCCCCCGAGACCGCCATGCTGTTCTCCGAGCTCTACCGCAACGGATCCGAGTGGAAGTTCAAGGCCCTCGGCCAGGGCTACACCACCGGTCTCGCCGGCATCGCCGGTGACTTCGGCGTCCAGCTCGGCTGAGCGCCCGACGCACCCCATCACGAGCAGCCACACACGAGAGCAAGGTCGAAGCCATGAGCACGCCACTCACTCCGCCGGACGCCAACGATCAGGCCGCAGCCTCCCTCGTCCTGCACGCACCGGACGCACCGGACGTCGTGCAGGCCGAAGAGGCACCTGGCATGGTCCCGGTCCCCGCTGAACGCCAGACCGAGATCCAGCAGCAGGCGCGGTCCTTCGTGACCGAGGTGGCGACGCTCGACCCGCGGTCCCCCGAGTTCACGCAGAAGATCGAGGGGATCAACCAGATCGGCGGCAAGGAGATGGTGCAGTCCAGCGGCTACTCCTCCCGCATGCTCGAACGATCCTCGACCTCGGTGGCCGGCGCGAAGCGTTCCGGCGACAGCGCGCAGATCAAGGTCGCGACGACGCTCGGCGACCTCCGCAGCACCGTCGAGGACCTGACGCCGAACCAGGCCGACCTCGGTGTCGGCCGGAAGATCCTCGGCTTCATCCCGGGTGGCAACAAGCTCGCGAAGTACTTCCAGAAGTACGAGTCCGCGCAGACCCAGCTCGACAAGATCATCAAGTCGCTCATGGCCGGCCAGGACGAACTCCTCAAGGACAACGCCGCACTCGCCGGCGAGAAGGTCCAGCTGTGGGAGACGATGCAGGCGCTCAGTGAGTACGCCGTCTTCGCGAAGGCGCTCGACGCCGCGTGTGTCGAGAAGATCGACCAGGCGCGCTCCGCCGGCCGTGTCGAGGAGGCGCAGAAGCTCGAGGCCGACGTCCTCTTCCCCGTGCGTCAGCGCCACCAGGACATCCTCACGCAGCTGGCCGTGTCGGTGCAGGGCTACCTCGCGATGGACCTCATCCGGAAGAACAACCTCGAACTCATCAAGGGTGTCGACCGGGCCCGCACCACGACGATCGCCGCCCTGCGGACCGCCGTCATCGTCGCCCAGGCGCTCGCGAACCAGAAGATGGTCCTCGACCAGATCGACGCGATCAACACCACGACGAACAACATGATCCTGCAGACCAGCGAGATGCTGAAGGACCAGACGACGCGGATCCACCAGCAGGCTTCCACCGCCGGCGTCAGCGTCGACACCCTGCAGCGCGCGTTCGACAACGTGTTCCAGACCATGGACGCGATCGACACCTTCCGTGCCGAAGCCGCGAAGAACATGGAGGGCACGGTCACCGCTCTGGAGTCCGGCCTCGAGAAGGCGAAGCCGTACCTCGAGCGCAGCCGTCAGGCTGAGCAGCGCGAACTCCGCTAGTCTCGGCTCGCTGCGAGGTCAGGGCGCTGAGGACGAGGGGGACGAGAGATGGCATTCGGACGACTGCTGAACGCACTGCGGACCGGTGGGACCGATCCGCTGGGCGTCGTCGACGCCGCACCGGCACCGGTGGGCGAGACGGAGGACGAAGCGACCGCCCGGCACCTCGACGAGCTCCGTGACTCGGTCCGCTCCGTGGGGCGCGACCTCCCGACGCTGCTCACCTCGCAGCTGCGGCAGATCGACGACCAGCTGCGGCTCGTGGTCGCGACGATCGCCGAGCAGGGCGCCTCGACGGAGCAGCGGGTGCTCCTCGACGCGATGATCACCGACTACCTGCCGACGCCGCTGCGCTCGTTCCTCGCCCTCCCCGCCGAGGACCGCGGCGACGACTCCCGCAGCACGATCGTCTTCGCACGGCAGTTGGAGCTCATCGAGGAGACCATCCGCGACCTCCTCAACCAGATCCGCATCGGCGCGATCGCCGAACTCTCCACCCACGGCCGGTTCCTCTCCGACAAGTTCCAGGAGCCCGACGCCGGGCTCGTGCTGGGCGGGCACTGATGGCGTCGCTCGTCGCGGGCGCGAACGCCGCGCTGACCGCCGAGAACCCCGGTCTCGACAAGCTCCTCATCGGGTTCGGTTGGGACGTCATCGCGAGCCGCGGCCCGCAGAGTGAACCCGTGCCGCTGGCGATCATGTGCGGCGACGACGGCAAGGCCCTCTCCGACGACCACCTCGTGTTCTTCAACCAGGTCGAGAGCCAGGACGGTGCGGTCACCTTCGCATCCGAGGCCGACGACGAGGAGATCGACGTCGACCTGTCCCGCGTGCCGGACGCGGTCACGAAGATCGCGTTCCTGCTGTACATCGACCCCGACGTCCGGGGGCCAGGGGACTTCTCCCCCGTCCGCTCCGCCTTCGTCCGCGTCGCGACCGCTGACGACCGCGAGCTCGTGCGCTTCGACATCCCGATGTCCGAGGTGCGCTCCAGCCAGGCGCTGCTGCTCGCCGAGCTGTACCGGCACCGCGACGACTGGAAGTTCCGCGCCCTCGGCCAGGGCTACGCCGGCGGGCTCGCCGGTGTCGCGCGCGACTTCCGAATCGACCTCTGAGCCGTGCCACTCAACACCTCCCCGGTGCGACGGGACATCGACTACCTCCGCCGTCGGGTGAAGCCGCGGCCTGAGCCCGTCGTGGCCGCGCCGGTTGCACAGGTGGCGCCGCCGGCGGCGCCGGCGAGCGCTCCGACCGCACCGCCCGCAGCCGCAGCGCCGTCGACCGGGCTCACGCTCGGCGGGCCGTCGAGCCCTGCGGCGTCGACCCCGGCGCCGGCGGCCCCGGCCCCGACGCAGCCGTCCGCGCCGTCGACCGGGCTCACGCTCGGCGGCGGCTCGTCACCCGCTCCGGCCACACCGTCGGCACGCCCTGCGGCCCCCGCAGCGCCGAGCACCCCGCAGCCGTTCCCAGCCCCGACGGCGGAGGAGGTCCGCGTCCTCGACGACGAGACCCCGCTCGTGCGGTTGGACCCACGGCAGTCGGCGATCGGCAGCCTCATCGTCGGCGGTGCGACGGCGATCGTGTGGGAGACCGTCGACCGCGTCACGGGTGTCGCTTCGGCCGACGGCGGAGCCGACGGGACACCGGTGACCACGCCCGGCAACCGACCGCTCCTGGGCTTCGACGGCGGCGACGCGATCCTCGCGCTCCGCCACGTGCACCTCATCCGACGCGCGCTGTTCGTCGGAACGGCGGGACAGCCGCTCACGGTGCAACTCTTCGACGACGAGAACTTCGCCGCCGCCGACGAGGCGGGCGGCGTGCCGGTCGTCTCCCTGCTCCGCATCGGCTCCCGTCTCGAGCTGCGCCTCGAACCACTTCCAGCAGACATCCCCCTCAAGACGCTTGTCCGGCAGTTCGGCTTCGAGCCGACGCCGTACGTCGTCGGCCGCGAACCCCGGAGACGATGACCATGCGCCACTTCAGCTACGTGGACGACAAGCGCGCCGCGAAACTGTTCCACAAGCTCCCCGAGCCCATCAGCATCGACTCACCTCCCGAGCATCTCGCCGCCGCGCTGGGCGCCACGCTGTACAGCCCGGGCACGCGCACCACCCTGGCGAAGGACGTCGTGAAGCAGGCGAAGCACGGTTGCCTGAGCATGGTCCTGTGCCTCGAGGACTCGGTCCCCGACGACGCGGTCGAGGTCGCCGAGACGAACGTCGCGGAGGCGATGCAGCAGCTCGCCGCCAAGCGTGCGGGGTCCAAGCGCCTCGTGCTGCCGCTGCTCTTCATCCGCGTCCGCACGCCGGAGCAGCTCGAGCGGGTCGCCTGCATGCTCGGTCCCGGCCTCGACCTGCTGAGCGGCTTCGTCATCCCCAAGTACGAGAACAGCGACGGGGTGGCCGACCGCTTCTTCGAGGCACTCGGCCGGGTGCAGCGCGAATACGGCCAGGACGGCTCGAACGGCGCTCGACGACTCCGCGTCATGCCGATCCTCGAATCGCCGCGGATGATCCACCGCGAGACCCGCGACGACACGCTCTCCGGCATCGTCGACGTCACGAAGGCCCACCGCGAGGACGTGCTCGCCGTCCGGATCGGGGCCACCGACCTCTCGAGCGCCTTCTCGCTCCGGCGCTCCCGCGACCTCACCGTGTACGACGTGAAGCTCGTCTCCTCGGTCATCGCCGACGTCGTCAACGTCTTCGGTCGCCCGGGCGACGACTTCGTCATCACCGGGACCGTGTGGGAGCACTTCCAGACGGCGGAGCGCCTCATGCGCCCGCAGTTGCGCATGACCCCGTTCCAGGACGCCAACGAGGCGCAGCTGCGGCAGAAGCTGCTGCTGAAGGGACTCGACGGTCTCATCCGCGAGATCGCCCTCGACCAGGCGAACGGCCTGCTCGGCAAGACGGTCATCCACCCGAGCCACGTGCCGGTCGTCCACGCGATGTCGGTCGTGAGCCACGAGGAGTACGTCGACGCGCTCTCCGTGGTGGGCGACGTCGGCGGCGGAGCGAACGCCTCGCCGTACCGGAACAAGATGAACGAGATGAAACCGCACCAGGCGTGGGCGCGGAAGACCCTGCTGCGCGCCGAGGCCTTCGGGGTGGCGGCGGAGGAGACGACCTTCGTCGACCTCCTCGAGACGAGCATGCGGTGACGGTCTGGACGGGCGGCTTCGTCAGCGAGGCCGTCGGCATCCGCCTGCGCTCGGACGAGGCCCGGAGCCTGATCCCCGTGGAGGACCTCGTCGGGCTGGCCCTCCGCGACAACCCGAAGCGCGCGCAGCTGCTCGTCTCGACGGTGCTCGCCAAACACGTCCCGACGGTGCCGGCGCTCGCCCTCGCGGCGGGTGAGCTCCTCGGTCTCCTCGTCCGGTGCGCGCTCGACGGCACCGAACCGGACCCGGCCCCGTTCGAGACGGTCGCGCGGCTCCTCGCTCGTCGCGGCCTGCCGGACACCACCGGGCTCGCCGAGCTCCGCGCCGTCCGACAGCAGCTGGCCGGCCTCCGCGACGCGGCGCCGGAGCCAGGCTCCGAGCTCGTCACCATCGGATACGCCGAGACGGCCACCGGGCTCGGCCACGTCGTCGCCGACGCCCTCCGCTCGCCCTACCTCCACTCGACGCGCCACGAGGAGGACGCCCCCTTCACACCCTTCGAGGAGGAGCACTCCCACGCGAGCGACCACCGGCTGTACCCGAGCGATCCCGACTGGGCCACCGCCGGCGGGACGACGGTGCTCGTGGACGACGAGCTGAGCACCGGCCGAACGGTCCGGAACACCATCACCGCGCTCCACACCACCACCCCGCAGTCCCGGTGGGTCGTCGCCGCCCTGATCGACCTCCGATCCGAGGAGGACCGGCGGGCGTTCGACGAACTCGCCGCCCGACTCGGCACGACGATCTCCGTGGTGGCGCTCGGCGCGGGTGCCGTCGACCTCCCCCACGACGTGCTCTCGCTCGCGCGACAGGTCATCGACGCAGCACCGCCGGCCGCCGTCGCCGACCGGGCCGCCGGGGTGGTCGACCTCGTCGACGCCACCGACCTCCCGCCGGTGCGGAGCGCCCGGTTCGGCACCGCCGGCCGGTTCGACGAGGCGGCGATCCGGGCGGTCGCCGAACGGGTCCTGCCGTCACTCCCCGCCGGCGAGGTCCTCGTCCTCGGCTCCGAGGAGTTCATCGCGGTGCCGCTCGTGGTCGCCGACCAGCTCGACGAGGCTCGCGGGGCCACCCGCTTCTCGACCACCACGCGGTCGCCCATCGCGGTGATCGACCGCGACGACTACGCCGTCGCGAGCGCCGTGTCCTTCACGAGCCACGACCGCACCATCGACGGCCGTGGCCCCCGGTTCGCCTACAACCTCTCGCGCGGCGGATCCCGCTTCGCGGCGGTGGTCCTGTTCCCCGAACCGGGCGCCGACCGCGAGCTGCTGCTCGAACCCGGCGGCGTCGTCGAGGCGCTCCGGACCGTCACCGACGTCGTCCTCCTCGTCCTGCTCGCCGAATCCGTCCCCACCCCAGCCGAATGGAACCCCGCACCGTGACCATCGACGCCGCCGCCCTGCCCGAGCCGCTCACCGGCCCCGACTTCGGGTCGTACGACGCGAGCGAGGTGCAGTGGCTCCTCACCGACCTCGGCGACACCCGCCTCGAAGCCGACGCGTCCGAACGCGAGGCCGCGATCCAGAGCGGCCGCGCGCACTACGCCGAGTCCCTGCCCATCGAGTACCTGCCCTCGCCCGAGTACGAGGAGCTGTACCGGGACGCCCTCGTGCGGTCGAGCCGTCGCCTCGCCGTGGCCGTCGGCGTCGTCACGGACCTCGTCCTGGCGTCCCGCGCGAACCGGCCCGTGCTCGTGTCGCTCGCCCGCGCCGGCACGCCCATCGGCATCCTCATGCGCCGCTGGGCGAAGGAGGTCCGTGGGATCGACGCCCCGCACTACACGATGAGCATCGTCCGCGGCGTCGGGGTCGACGGGACGGCGCTGCGGTACCTCGCCGCCCACCACGACCCCGAGCAGATCGCCTTCATCGACGGCTGGACCGGCAAGGGCGCCATCGCACGTGAACTCACGGAGGCGCTGGAGCTGTTCGCCCAGACCGACGGTGTCCGATTCTCCGACGAGCTGGCGGTCCTCGCCGACCCGGGCCACTGCGTCCCCGTGTACGGCACCCGCGACGACTACCTCATCCCCTCGGCCTGCCTGAACTCCACCGTCTCCGGGCTCGTCTCACGCACCGTCTACAACCGCGAGCTCCTCTCCGACGACCAGTTCCACGGCGCCAAGTTCTACCGGGAGTTGAGCAGCCACGACGTCTCCGGAGCCTTCCTCGACGCCGTGTCGGGCCGCTTCTCCGAGGTGCTCGACGATGTCGCCGCCGGCGTGCAGGAGGCCTCCACGGCCGACCGTGAGCCGAGTTGGATCGGGTGGGCCGCCGTCGAGCGCATCCGCGAGCAGTACGACATCCCGAGCGTCAACCTGGTGAAGCCCGGCGTCGGCGAGACCACGCGCGTCCTCCTCCGCCGAGTGCCGTGGAAGGTGCTCGTGTCGCCCGACGCCCTCGACGACGTGGCGCACGTACTCCTCCTCGCCGAACAACGCGGGGTGCCGGTCGAGGTCGTGCCCGGCCTGCCCTACAGCTGCGTCGGGCTCATCAACCCGCTGAGCGACGCCGCCGCCGGAGACGCCCAGTGAGCGCGCTCGTCGCCTGCGACCTCGACCGCACCCTCATCTACTCGCCGAAGGCGTTCTGGCTCGAGACCCCGGACCCGGAGGCGCCGTCGATCGTCGTCTCGGAACTCTGGAACGGCGTCCCGATCTCGTTCATGACACGCGAATCGGAGCGTCTGCTGATCGAGCTGCGGACGCAGGCCGTGTTCATGCCGGTCACGACCAGGACCGTGGCGCAGTACCAGCGGGTGCAGTTGCCGGGCGGCGCCCCCGACTACGCGATCACGAGCAACGGCGGCGAGATCCTCGTCGACGGGGTCCCCGACGCCGACTGGCGTGCGCGCGTGCGGACGCACCTCACCGACCACACCGCACCACTCGACGAGGCGCTCGCGCGGTTCGAGGAGCTGGCGTCGCCGACGTGGATCCACAAGACGAACGTCGCGGACGCGCTGTTCTTCTACTCGATCGTCGAACGCGACGCGATCCCCGCAGGCTGGTTGGAGCAGGTCGAGCAGGAGTGCGAGCGACTCGGGTGGACGGTGTCCCTGCAGGGGCGCAAGCTCTACTGCGTGCCGCGGACGCTCACGAAGCACGACGCCGTCAGCGAGGTCGCGCGCCGACTCGACGGCCCGCTCGTCCTCGCCGCCGGAGACTCCCTCCTCGACCAGTCGATGCTCGAGACCGCCGACCTCGCGTTCCGGCCGGCCCATGGCGAACTCGACGACGAGGGGTTCGCGCTCGACACCCTCACCGTCACCGGGCGACGTGGCATCCTCGCCGGCGAGGAGCTGCTCCGGCTCATGACGGCCGCGGCGCAGGGCGGACGAGGGATCCGCTGATCCGCTGATCCGCTGACCGCTGATCTCTGGCCCGGCCTGCCGCTACCAGGGCAGGTCGAGGGACGGCACCACCGTGCCCGCCGCCGCACCGGTGCCCGAGTGCACGAGCACGCCGTCGGCGTCGGCCAGGCCACGGAGCATGGCGGCTCCGTGCCACGGTGACGGCTCCGCGGTGACGGCCGCCGTCTCAGCGTCGAGCACCGCCCGGTACGGACGCAGCACCGTCTCGGAGCGGGTCGGGTCGACGGGAGACGCGAGCACCACTGGCCGGAGGGGCGGCAGCCCGAGCCCCTGCTGGCCGGCGAGCAGCGGCTGCACGAGGGTGAGGACGCTGAGCAGCGCCGCGAGCGGATTGCCCGGCAAGCCGACGACGAGCCGACCGTCCGGCAGCCGGGCGAGCAGAGCCGGACCGCCGGGGCGCACCTCGACGCCGTCGACGAGGAACTCCGCCCCGGCGTCGCGCAGCAGCGCGCGGACGTGGTCGGCTCGCGAGCCGCCCGTCCCACCGGTGGTGACGATGACCTCGCCTGCCCGACGGGCGGGTGGCTCGGTGAGCGCGGTGGTGCCGAGCGTCGTGGTGCCGAGGGCCTCGGCCGTCGCGGAGGCGTCGTCGCGCACCCGGACACTCGAGGTGACGACGCCGCCGAGCGACGCGATCACCCCCGGCAGCGACGGGCCGAAACTGTCGCGCACGAACCCCGCGCCGGGCACCCCGCTCGTCACGACCTCGTCACCGGTGAGGACGAGTCGGACCTTCGGCCGCGGCACCACCGGCACCCGGTCGAAACCGCCGCCGGCCGCGACCGCGAGGTGCACGGGGCCGAGCCGGGTGCCCTGGTCCAGCAGGATCGTCCCCGCCGGTGACTCGGTCCCGGCGTCGCGGATGTGGCGCCCCGCTACCGGTTCCTCGCGCGGAGCCTGCGGGGAGAGACCGAGTCGGAGGGCGTCGGCGGTCTCCTCCACGATGCCGTGTTCCCGCTGCAGGACGGCGACGGCACCGGTCGGGATGAGCCCGCCGGTCAGGACCTCGACCGCGGTGCCGACCTCCAGGCCGACCGAGCGCGCCCGGTCGGCGGCGGCCCCACGGACCAGCTCCCAGGGCCCTGCGCCGGCGACGGCCCATCCGTCCATCGCCGAGGAGGCGTAGTGCGGGATCGCGATGGGCGACACGAGGGGCGCGGCGAGGACGTGGCCGAGCGCGGTGGCGAGCTCGACGCTGTCGACGACCTGCGATCGCTGCTCGACCCCGGCCGCGTGGGCGATGCGGCGGGCGTCCGACCACGACGACCTCGTCATGCCGTGCCGCCGGTGTCGGCGTCGTCGGACGCCGCGGCGGCCAGCCGTTCGACCGCCGCCGTCGCCGCCTGCGCGACGGCTGTCGGGTCGGCCCCGGCTGCGACGGCCTTCCCGACGGCGATGCCGACGAGGTAGGTGGTGAGCGGAGCGGCAGGACGGCGGACCGCGTGGGCCGCGGTGCCGGCGAGCCCCAGGACGGCGTCGATGTCGACCGGGACGTCACCGAGGTCGAGCGCCTCGGACACCCGGTCGCTCCACTCGGCGAGGACGGCGTGCAGGTCATCGGTCATGGGGACTCCTCGGGGTGCTGGACGTGGTGGTGGACGCGGGATCCGTCGGAGCCGGCGTCGTCGGCGTCTCGCTCGCGACGACACCCAACGCTGCCGCGTCGGCCCAGGTGTCGACGTCGGCGGAGCCGCCCTCGGGGACGGCCACCCGCCGAAGCCCGAGGCCGGACAGGAGGTGACGCACGGCGACCCCCGTGAGATCGCCGCTCGGCTGTGCAGCCTGCAGCTCGGCCACCCGACGCTCGAGGGCGTCGCTCCGGTACACGCCGAGCAGCGGCTGGTCGCGGCCACTCGCGTCGACCGCGATCCAACCGTCGACGTCTGGTTCCTGGGCGGTCGCGAGCGCCGCGGTCTCGAGGATGACGGCGAGCGCCGGAGCCGCGCCAGGCATGTCGCAGGCGAGGACGGCGACGCCCCTCGACAAGCTCGGGGACCGGAGAGGTGCGCTCGGGGACCGGAGGTGCGCGCTCGAAGGTCCCTCCTCGCGGAGCGCGTGCAAGCCCGCGGCGATGGCGGCGGCGGGACCACCGAAGGCGGGGTGCTCGCGGACGAATCGGACGGGCTCAGTCGTCTCAGCGGCGGGCTCGGCCGTCTCGGCATCGGGTCCGACGATCACGATCGCCCCGCCGGTGAGGCGTGCGGCCTCGATCGCGAGCTGGAGCAGCGTCCGTCCGTCGTGCAGCAGCGAGGCCTTCGCGACCCCGCCGAGACGGGACGATCGCCCTCCCGCGAGGATGATCGCGTCGACGGGCATGGCACCAGCCTAGGCCGCTCGTCAGCCTCACCGGCGGCTGCGGATCCGGTGAGGCACCTTGCCCTCGTCGGGAGGTGGTGATAGCCATGAGCCATGACTCGCATCACGGCGCGCAGACGCGTCACCCGGATCACCGTGGGACAGCCCGCGCGCACTCGCGAGGACGTCCTCGCCGTCGAGGAGCCGCTGGAGATCCGCGTCGGCGGCCGTTCGCTCGCCATCACCATGCGGACGCCCGGCCACGACGTCGACCTCGCCATCGGGTTCCTCGTCTCGGAGGGCGTCGTCGCTCGGGGTGACGAGGTCAGGACCGCCCGGTACTGCGCCGGTGCCACCGACGAGGGCGTCAACACCTACAACGTGCTCGACGTCGCCCTGGCTCCCGGCGTCCCCGCCCCCGACCCGAGCCTGGAGCGGAACTTCTTCACGACGAGTTCGTGCGGGCTCTGCGGGAAGGCGAGCATCGACGCCGTCCGGACGAGTTCGCGGTACACCGTCGCGGACGACGACTTCCGCCTCGACCCGGCGCTCCTCATCACCTTCCCCGACCGCCTCCGCGCCCAGCAGGCCGTGTTCGAGCGGACCGGCGGGCTGCACGCTGCGGGCCTGTTCGACGCGACGACCGGCGAGATGCTCGTGCTCCGGGAGGACGTCGGTCGACACAACGCGGTCGACAAGGTCGTCGGCTGGGCGGCGAAGGAGGGCCTGCTCCCGCTGCGGTCCATGGTGCTCATGGTCTCCGGTCGGGCGAGCTTCGAGCTCACGCAGAAGGCTTCGATGGCCGGCATCCCGATGCTCGCCGCCGTCTCCGCGCCGTCGTCGCTCGCGGCCGAGTTGGCGACCGAACTCGGGATGACGCTCGTCGGGTTCCTCCGCGGCGACTCCATGGTCGTCTACAGCGGTGCGCACCGACTGGCGTCGCCGGACCCGGCGGTCGTCCACGAGGTCGTCGAACACGGCGTGGTCGAGCACGGAGTCAGCGCATGAGCGCCGAGCCGCCCGTCGAGGACGTCACCGACGCCGCGATCACGGTCTCCCACCCGAAGCACGTGGCCGTCGGCCTCCCCGGCATCCTGCACTCGATGGAGCCGGCGCTCCGCCAGCTCGGGCCGCTGCGGACCGCCGAGCTGCTGACGTCGATCAACCAGCGCGGCGGCTTCGACTGCATGAGCTGCGCCTGGCCCGACCCCGACGATCGCAAGAAGCTGGAGTTCTGCGAGAACGGGGCGAAGGCCGTGATCTGGGAGGCGACCCCGATCGTCATCCCGAGCGCGTTCTGGGCGGAGCACTCGCTCACCGACCTCGCCGACAAATCGGAGTACTGGCTCGGCATGCAGGGCCGACTCTCGGAACCGGTCTACAAGCCGGCGGGCTCCGACCACTATCACCCGGTCAGCTGGGACGAGGCCTTCGCGCTCGTCGGTGAACAGCTGCGCGGGCAGGACTCCCCGGACCAGGCCGCGTTCTACACGAGCGGACGGGCGTCGAACGAGGCGGCGTTCGCCTACCAACTGTTCGTGCGGGCGTTCGGCACCAACAACCTGCCGGACTGCTCGAACATGTGCCACGAGTCCACGGGCACCGCGCTCGGCGAGGTGATCGGCATCGGGAAGTCCACGATCTCCTACGCCGACTTCGAGCAGGCCGACCTCATCGTCGTCATGGGCCAGAACCCGGGCACGAATCACCCGCGCATGCTCACGGCCCTCGAGGACGCGAAGCGGGCCGGGGCGACCATCGTCTCCGTCAATCCGCTTCCCGAGGCCGCGCTCGAACGGTACAAGAACCCGCAGACGGTGCGGGGCATGGTCGGGCGGGGCACCGTCATCTCGGACCAGTTCCTGCAGATCCGGCTCGGTGGCGACATGGCGCTCCTGCAGGCCGTCTCGAAGCGCGTCCTGGCGGCCGAGGCAGCCGCACCCGGAACCGTGCTCGACCACGCGTTCCTCACCGAGCACTGCCTCGGACTCGAGGAGCTCACGGCGCACCTGGCCGA is part of the Plantibacter sp. Leaf314 genome and encodes:
- the fdhD gene encoding formate dehydrogenase accessory sulfurtransferase FdhD, whose protein sequence is MTRITARRRVTRITVGQPARTREDVLAVEEPLEIRVGGRSLAITMRTPGHDVDLAIGFLVSEGVVARGDEVRTARYCAGATDEGVNTYNVLDVALAPGVPAPDPSLERNFFTTSSCGLCGKASIDAVRTSSRYTVADDDFRLDPALLITFPDRLRAQQAVFERTGGLHAAGLFDATTGEMLVLREDVGRHNAVDKVVGWAAKEGLLPLRSMVLMVSGRASFELTQKASMAGIPMLAAVSAPSSLAAELATELGMTLVGFLRGDSMVVYSGAHRLASPDPAVVHEVVEHGVVEHGVSA